From the Candidatus Brocadiia bacterium genome, one window contains:
- a CDS encoding HEAT repeat domain-containing protein, whose translation MNETKLQSPLFLKISIILTALAVIGAGVYPVTTSRQQPVTAPTAQAPITPTQQISIISDDGCWAIPREDMHQKQKELALSLLTSQNRDERIEAINIFLIMNEKETIPEITKLLQDKDESVREAARAALKELGAEEDKSK comes from the coding sequence ATGAATGAAACAAAGTTGCAGTCCCCGCTTTTCCTCAAAATCAGCATAATATTAACCGCTTTAGCCGTGATTGGGGCCGGGGTCTATCCGGTCACCACCTCACGCCAGCAACCAGTCACCGCTCCAACGGCACAAGCGCCCATAACGCCTACTCAACAGATTTCTATAATATCTGACGATGGTTGCTGGGCTATTCCTAGAGAAGATATGCACCAAAAACAGAAAGAATTAGCACTATCCCTGCTCACCAGTCAAAACAGGGATGAGCGAATAGAAGCCATTAACATCTTTCTTATAATGAATGAAAAAGAAACCATTCCAGAAATAACAAAGCTATTACAAGATAAGGATGAAAGTGTCCGAGAAGCGGCCCGGGCGGCGCTGAAGGAATTGGGGGCGGAGGAAGATAAGTCTAAATAG
- a CDS encoding PDZ domain-containing protein: MDIRRFGLLMFLAAVMAACLPAFPPAARAEGEDAAQQLALQAQGFLENKQYEEAIEVYEKILETRPDDEQVLYNMACAYALYNDPKEAIAYLQKAVEAGFADFEMIQADPDLKSLRNIEGFTDIIRAKDFYLKKAAERKVEELKKTYGKGYSYEIDEKRKLIYASDSSEGLMNKIQDFLNKFADAERGYLFKNKPSYYITILVPNQRDFVKQVPNPGIGGFYAHSIKTLFCRDTGYTLRHEFTHALYFADISARKQTHPIWIVEGLSTCFEESELGYASIVPSYNGRIDQMKDLIKNKRTIPWSKLAKMDQKAFMDQAGSCYAEVRSIFYWLDKTNGLKNFYFTYLSDLSNSKDNYSGIPTLERIYGKKIERIEDEWERWVAKTPAPEVLENKNDTYVGVAAEASVAGMIITAVGAGSPAEQAGLKVKDVILKMGADKIDTVEEYLNAIRKRMPGDVVTFTVLRDNAEKLIKVKLGKRPKDKK; the protein is encoded by the coding sequence ATGGATATCAGACGTTTCGGGCTGTTGATGTTCCTGGCCGCGGTCATGGCGGCCTGCCTGCCGGCTTTTCCTCCGGCGGCCAGGGCCGAGGGCGAGGACGCGGCCCAACAGTTGGCCCTCCAGGCTCAGGGGTTTCTGGAGAATAAGCAGTATGAAGAGGCCATCGAGGTCTATGAGAAAATACTGGAGACCAGGCCCGATGACGAGCAGGTCCTTTACAATATGGCCTGTGCTTACGCCTTGTATAACGACCCGAAGGAGGCGATAGCCTACCTGCAGAAGGCGGTCGAGGCCGGCTTTGCCGACTTTGAGATGATTCAGGCCGACCCCGATTTGAAGAGCCTCCGGAACATCGAAGGCTTCACCGATATTATCCGGGCCAAGGACTTTTACCTGAAGAAGGCGGCCGAGCGCAAGGTGGAGGAGTTGAAGAAGACCTACGGCAAGGGTTATTCGTACGAAATCGACGAGAAGCGCAAGCTGATTTACGCCAGCGATTCGTCCGAGGGGTTGATGAACAAAATCCAGGACTTCCTGAACAAATTCGCCGACGCCGAGCGGGGTTACCTTTTCAAGAACAAGCCGTCTTATTACATCACCATATTGGTGCCGAACCAGCGGGATTTCGTCAAGCAGGTGCCTAATCCGGGCATCGGCGGTTTTTACGCCCACAGCATCAAGACCCTGTTCTGCCGCGACACCGGCTATACACTCCGGCACGAGTTCACGCACGCGCTGTATTTCGCCGATATTTCGGCCCGCAAGCAGACCCATCCCATCTGGATAGTCGAGGGGCTGTCGACCTGTTTCGAGGAGTCGGAGCTGGGCTATGCCAGCATCGTTCCCAGTTATAACGGGCGGATAGACCAGATGAAGGATTTGATCAAGAACAAGCGGACCATCCCCTGGTCCAAGCTGGCCAAGATGGACCAGAAGGCGTTTATGGACCAGGCGGGGTCCTGTTACGCCGAGGTCAGGTCTATTTTTTACTGGTTGGACAAGACTAACGGGCTGAAGAACTTTTATTTTACTTACCTGTCCGATTTGTCCAACAGCAAGGACAACTACAGCGGCATTCCGACGTTGGAACGGATTTACGGCAAGAAGATAGAGCGGATAGAGGATGAGTGGGAGCGCTGGGTGGCCAAGACGCCGGCGCCGGAGGTGCTTGAGAATAAGAACGACACTTATGTGGGCGTGGCGGCTGAGGCGTCGGTGGCCGGGATGATAATAACCGCGGTTGGGGCCGGTTCACCGGCCGAGCAGGCCGGGCTGAAGGTCAAGGATGTCATCCTGAAAATGGGGGCGGATAAGATTGACACGGTGGAGGAGTACCTCAACGCCATCCGGAAGCGGATGCCGGGCGACGTGGTGACCTTTACGGTATTGCGCGATAACGCCGAGAAGCTGATAAAGGTCAAGCTGGGCAAACGGCCCAAGGATAAGAAGTGA
- the lepB gene encoding signal peptidase I produces the protein MENARAKNPWLAVCLSGVLPGTGQLYAKRNAIGITILFAYLALVTAVFYAAINPIIVLPWAISFYILSFLLAIWNLFNAYDLTSKHNASLPPDIPADQLQKNPWLAVFLSYILPGVGQLYCKRWVKGIVFIIGFAFLNEITFQHRWVSLLLALLYRLIVCYDAFISALRPQKGPKKTLITFLILLLLYKVFIYVLLTSLWVTYRIPTKGMEPAIMEKDRVIVEKLTYRFSNPEPGDIITFESPEDSQKVLIRRIIANGGQTVEVKGNKAYVNCKLFKEYPPVEEQINTKLYGPYLVPNNTYFVLGDNLANSKDSRQYGSIPKEKIIGKTCKIYWPVSRIKELVK, from the coding sequence ATGGAAAATGCAAGAGCAAAAAACCCCTGGCTGGCCGTCTGTTTATCAGGGGTTTTGCCGGGCACAGGCCAACTCTACGCCAAAAGAAACGCCATCGGAATAACTATTCTGTTTGCCTATCTTGCATTGGTTACCGCTGTATTTTATGCAGCAATCAACCCGATAATAGTCCTTCCTTGGGCAATAAGTTTTTATATACTATCTTTTTTACTTGCTATTTGGAACTTATTCAATGCATATGACTTAACCAGTAAACACAACGCTTCCTTGCCGCCTGACATTCCAGCCGACCAGCTGCAGAAAAACCCTTGGTTGGCTGTTTTTCTTTCTTATATACTCCCGGGCGTAGGCCAGCTTTATTGTAAAAGATGGGTAAAAGGCATTGTTTTTATTATTGGCTTTGCTTTTCTTAATGAAATTACATTTCAACATAGGTGGGTATCATTACTTCTAGCATTATTATACCGTCTTATAGTTTGTTATGATGCTTTTATTTCTGCGCTAAGACCGCAAAAAGGACCAAAGAAAACACTGATAACCTTCTTGATTCTTTTGCTATTATATAAGGTTTTTATTTACGTCTTACTTACCAGTCTTTGGGTTACATACCGCATTCCAACAAAAGGGATGGAACCGGCAATTATGGAGAAAGACAGGGTTATTGTGGAAAAACTGACTTATAGGTTTTCCAATCCCGAACCTGGCGACATTATCACGTTTGAATCACCGGAAGATTCCCAAAAGGTGCTTATCAGGCGTATAATTGCCAACGGTGGCCAAACCGTTGAAGTCAAAGGCAATAAAGCCTATGTTAACTGTAAATTATTCAAAGAATACCCTCCGGTTGAAGAGCAAATAAATACCAAGCTTTACGGTCCTTATCTGGTTCCGAATAACACCTATTTTGTCCTCGGCGACAATTTAGCTAATAGCAAAGACAGCCGCCAATACGGCTCCATCCCCAAAGAAAAGATTATCGGGAAGACCTGCAAGATATATTGGCCTGTGAGCCGTATCAAAGAATTGGTAAAGTAG
- a CDS encoding DUF488 domain-containing protein: MSIQTLFTIGYAGKDIKQFVNILLKAHITTLVDVRQLPLSRKHDFSKSNLREHLEHSGIEYKHFGVLGSPKIIRDKVRQDNDYRTFFTEYTKYLKTQPEAIAEAADTATHNKSCLMCVEPEPAFCHRRIVAETIEKHYPRLNVVHL, translated from the coding sequence ATGTCCATTCAAACATTGTTCACCATCGGTTATGCCGGCAAAGATATTAAACAATTTGTAAATATCTTGCTGAAAGCGCATATTACCACCTTGGTTGATGTGCGTCAGTTGCCGCTCAGCCGTAAGCACGATTTTTCCAAATCCAATCTGCGGGAACATCTTGAACATTCCGGTATTGAGTATAAGCATTTTGGCGTTCTGGGTAGTCCTAAAATAATTCGAGATAAGGTTCGTCAGGATAATGATTATAGAACATTCTTTACGGAATATACCAAGTACCTAAAAACCCAGCCAGAGGCAATAGCCGAAGCGGCCGATACGGCAACCCATAACAAGTCTTGTTTGATGTGCGTTGAGCCGGAACCAGCCTTTTGTCACCGCCGAATCGTTGCGGAAACTATAGAGAAACATTACCCCCGCCTTAACGTTGTTCATTTATGA
- a CDS encoding serpin family protein, which produces MKKYLLALVLAAAAVAVFMPGLNAELARMTPEEKDGWNKSRIVTANNEFAVDLYGKLASQPGNLFLSPYSISAALTMTYAGARGRTEQQMAYTLGFLDKFGHDFNNGNVMVKVQDVRSFPSGEELYSLFGWLADAIKPSKPATCQLNIANALWGQTGYKFRPEFLGVCKNNFRSEFNQLDFVKQTEQARLAINDWAAKQTQDKIKDLLQKGMVTPATALVLTNAIYFKGNWQTQFDKTKTVEADFTLADGKKVKTPMMELSRGKDGVLLEVPYLETDDMQMVRLPYVGDELSMLVILPRKPDGLAALEKGLKAEGLNKWVASFSNKRVFVCLPKFKMTSTFALKDQLSAMGMSDAFEYGKADFSGMDGTKELFISAVIHKAFVDVNEEGTEAAAATAVIMKVGAAPSEPPTFRADRPFIFVIRDMRTGTTLFMGRVADPTKG; this is translated from the coding sequence ATGAAGAAGTATTTGCTGGCGCTTGTACTGGCGGCCGCGGCGGTGGCGGTGTTTATGCCCGGACTGAATGCTGAACTGGCTCGGATGACCCCTGAAGAGAAGGATGGATGGAACAAGTCGCGTATCGTCACGGCCAATAATGAGTTTGCGGTAGACCTCTACGGCAAACTGGCCAGCCAGCCGGGTAATCTGTTCCTTTCGCCTTACAGCATCTCGGCGGCGCTGACCATGACCTATGCCGGGGCGCGGGGACGGACCGAGCAGCAGATGGCTTACACCCTGGGTTTTTTGGATAAGTTCGGCCACGATTTTAACAATGGGAACGTTATGGTAAAGGTCCAAGACGTCCGGTCCTTCCCCAGCGGCGAGGAGCTCTACAGCCTGTTCGGCTGGCTGGCCGATGCAATCAAGCCGTCCAAGCCGGCCACCTGCCAGTTGAACATCGCTAACGCGCTCTGGGGCCAGACCGGATATAAGTTCCGGCCGGAGTTCCTGGGCGTCTGCAAGAATAATTTCAGGTCCGAATTCAACCAGTTGGATTTCGTCAAGCAGACCGAGCAGGCACGCCTGGCCATCAACGACTGGGCGGCCAAGCAGACCCAGGATAAAATAAAGGATTTACTGCAAAAGGGAATGGTTACCCCGGCCACGGCCCTGGTGCTGACCAACGCTATCTATTTTAAGGGTAATTGGCAGACCCAGTTTGATAAGACCAAGACGGTCGAGGCGGATTTCACCCTGGCCGACGGCAAGAAGGTCAAGACGCCGATGATGGAGCTGTCGCGGGGCAAGGATGGCGTTCTGTTGGAGGTGCCTTATCTGGAAACTGACGATATGCAGATGGTCCGCCTGCCTTATGTGGGCGACGAGCTGTCGATGCTGGTGATTCTGCCGCGCAAGCCGGACGGGCTGGCGGCGCTGGAGAAAGGGCTCAAGGCCGAGGGCCTGAATAAGTGGGTAGCGTCGTTTAGTAATAAGAGAGTTTTTGTTTGCCTGCCTAAATTCAAAATGACCTCTACTTTTGCGCTCAAGGACCAGCTTAGCGCCATGGGCATGTCGGACGCTTTTGAGTACGGCAAGGCCGATTTTTCGGGCATGGACGGGACCAAGGAACTGTTCATCAGCGCGGTTATCCACAAGGCCTTTGTCGACGTCAACGAGGAGGGCACCGAAGCGGCCGCGGCCACGGCGGTGATTATGAAAGTCGGCGCAGCGCCGTCCGAGCCTCCCACCTTCCGGGCCGACCGGCCGTTCATATTTGTCATCCGCGATATGCGCACCGGCACGACGCTATTTATGGGTCGGGTGGCTGACCCGACCAAGGGTTGA
- a CDS encoding glutamine synthetase family protein — protein sequence MLAKSDVMKIIRKRDVKFIEIWFTDILGMLKALTIPREELANAFDEGMGFDGSSVRGFTRIDESDMVAVPDPATFVILPWRPKEKATARMFADILNPDRTPFEGDPRYILKRSLANLKKAGYTYYVGPELEYFYFKDPNHTEILDRGGYFDLIPRDEAVDLRRETVLTLEEMGIQVEYSHHEVAPSQHEIDLRYKEALTMADIVMTYRLAVKEVAFKNGVYATFMPKPLFGQNGSGMHVHMSLFKNGRNAFFNPKGDYYLSDMAVKFVGGLLKYGSEISAVMCQWVNSYKRLVPGYEAPVYLSWAQRNRSDLIRIPMYKPGKANATRIEFRAPDPACNPYLTFACLLGAGLQGVRENIKPPAPIEENVYDMSPEERRKRGINTLPGSLIEAIEFTEKSRLVKNILGEHTFREFVANKHIEWNDYRTQITAFELERYLPVL from the coding sequence ATGCTGGCCAAGTCCGATGTGATGAAAATCATCAGGAAACGCGATGTCAAGTTCATCGAAATCTGGTTCACCGATATCCTGGGTATGCTTAAGGCGCTGACCATTCCGCGCGAGGAACTGGCCAATGCCTTTGACGAGGGTATGGGCTTCGACGGCTCTTCGGTCCGGGGTTTTACCCGCATCGACGAAAGCGATATGGTGGCCGTGCCCGACCCAGCCACCTTTGTCATCCTGCCCTGGCGGCCTAAGGAAAAGGCGACCGCCCGGATGTTCGCCGATATCCTTAACCCGGACCGGACGCCGTTCGAGGGCGACCCGCGCTATATCCTTAAGCGCAGCTTAGCCAACCTGAAAAAGGCCGGTTATACTTATTACGTCGGACCGGAACTGGAGTATTTTTATTTCAAGGACCCGAACCATACGGAAATCCTGGATCGGGGCGGGTATTTCGACCTGATTCCGCGCGACGAGGCGGTTGACCTGCGCCGGGAAACGGTGCTGACCCTGGAGGAGATGGGCATCCAGGTGGAGTACAGCCATCACGAGGTGGCACCCAGCCAGCACGAAATAGACCTGCGTTATAAAGAAGCCCTGACCATGGCCGACATCGTCATGACTTACCGGCTGGCCGTCAAGGAGGTGGCTTTTAAGAACGGCGTCTATGCCACCTTTATGCCCAAGCCGCTCTTCGGCCAGAATGGCTCCGGCATGCACGTACATATGTCGTTGTTCAAGAACGGCCGGAACGCTTTCTTTAATCCCAAGGGCGATTATTATCTTTCGGATATGGCCGTCAAGTTCGTGGGCGGTTTGTTGAAATACGGCAGTGAAATATCGGCGGTGATGTGCCAGTGGGTCAATTCTTACAAGCGGCTGGTGCCGGGCTACGAGGCGCCGGTCTACCTGTCCTGGGCTCAGCGCAACCGTTCGGACCTAATTCGCATCCCGATGTACAAGCCGGGCAAGGCCAACGCCACCCGGATAGAGTTCCGGGCGCCGGACCCGGCCTGCAATCCTTACCTGACCTTTGCCTGCCTGCTGGGCGCCGGTCTGCAGGGCGTCCGGGAAAACATCAAGCCGCCGGCACCAATCGAGGAGAACGTTTACGATATGAGCCCGGAGGAACGCCGCAAGCGCGGCATCAACACGCTGCCGGGCAGCCTGATAGAGGCCATCGAATTCACCGAAAAGAGCCGGTTGGTCAAGAATATCCTGGGCGAGCATACATTCCGTGAGTTCGTGGCCAATAAGCATATCGAGTGGAACGATTACCGGACGCAGATAACTGCCTTTGAGCTGGAGCGCTACCTGCCAGTGTTGTAG
- a CDS encoding 2-oxoacid:acceptor oxidoreductase family protein, protein MSENKTEIRFVGFGGQGIILAAHITGRAITIYEKSNATLTQNYGPESRGGSCAAGLIISDQAINYPHLTKPDVLVALSPEGYNKYKDDIKPGGLIIVEESILVDKKSAVRTLTVPAGKLAEQIGKKFVTNMVVLGFMTAAAKFVNKEAMRQSIASSVPPGTEELNLKAFEMGYSHFKPE, encoded by the coding sequence ATGAGTGAGAACAAGACAGAGATAAGATTCGTCGGGTTCGGCGGGCAGGGCATCATCCTGGCCGCCCACATCACCGGCCGGGCCATAACCATCTACGAAAAATCCAACGCCACGCTGACCCAGAACTACGGTCCCGAATCGCGGGGCGGTTCCTGCGCGGCCGGCTTGATTATCTCCGACCAGGCCATCAACTACCCGCACCTGACCAAGCCCGACGTGCTGGTGGCGCTCTCGCCCGAGGGCTACAACAAATACAAAGACGACATCAAGCCCGGCGGTCTGATAATCGTCGAAGAAAGCATACTGGTGGACAAAAAGTCCGCGGTCCGGACGCTGACCGTACCGGCCGGCAAGCTGGCCGAGCAGATAGGCAAGAAGTTCGTCACCAATATGGTGGTGCTGGGATTTATGACCGCCGCCGCCAAGTTCGTCAACAAAGAAGCGATGAGGCAATCCATCGCCAGCTCAGTGCCACCCGGCACCGAAGAGCTCAACCTCAAGGCCTTCGAGATGGGTTATAGCCACTTTAAACCGGAATAA
- a CDS encoding type II secretion system F family protein, translating to MPLFFYEGVDRVGKKVQGDIEAASVQEATNKVRKLGFFPTSVKDKASAPSQQSAATAAPGKKKPRWSLGGVSQKQLTQFTVQLHTLQDAGLPILRSLKILANQMKPSQMKDIVENVTEDVESGSTLSDAISRHPKVFDRLYVNMVKAGEAGGVLDTVLSRLAVFMEKAQRLKQKVIGALTYPAVVITVAILIVAVIMIKVVPQFKAIFQQTSGKGLPYITQLLMDISSTIAAVWFLIPVVPIGLYLIYLGVNQTPKGRLFLDRIKLRLPLVGIIIRKSSIARFTRTLGTLLSSGVAILDALVIVRNAIGNEEIALAVQNVHDSIREGESIVGPLSQSSVFDQMVINMIEVGEESGELDKMLMKIADNYESEVDSLVGALTSILEPAIIVFLAVVVGFIVIALFYPLVDLMKDLGAG from the coding sequence ATGCCGCTGTTCTTTTATGAAGGTGTTGACCGGGTCGGCAAGAAGGTTCAGGGCGATATCGAGGCGGCTTCGGTCCAGGAAGCTACTAATAAGGTCCGCAAGCTGGGCTTTTTCCCGACCAGCGTAAAAGATAAGGCCTCGGCCCCGTCACAGCAGTCGGCGGCTACGGCGGCTCCGGGCAAGAAGAAACCGCGCTGGTCGCTGGGCGGCGTCAGCCAGAAACAGCTTACCCAGTTTACGGTCCAGCTCCATACCTTGCAGGACGCCGGTCTGCCCATCCTGCGCAGCCTGAAAATATTAGCCAACCAGATGAAACCTTCGCAGATGAAGGACATCGTGGAGAATGTTACCGAGGACGTCGAATCCGGTAGCACGCTTTCGGACGCGATTTCGCGCCATCCCAAGGTGTTCGACCGGCTTTATGTCAATATGGTCAAGGCCGGCGAGGCCGGCGGCGTGCTGGATACGGTGCTGTCCAGGCTGGCCGTTTTTATGGAAAAGGCCCAGCGGCTCAAGCAGAAAGTCATCGGCGCGTTGACCTATCCGGCCGTGGTCATCACCGTGGCCATCCTGATCGTTGCGGTCATTATGATTAAGGTGGTGCCGCAGTTCAAGGCCATCTTCCAGCAGACCAGCGGCAAGGGATTGCCTTACATTACTCAGTTGTTGATGGATATCAGCTCGACCATCGCGGCGGTGTGGTTCCTGATTCCGGTCGTGCCCATCGGGTTGTACCTGATATATTTAGGCGTGAACCAGACGCCCAAGGGCCGGTTGTTTCTGGACCGGATAAAGCTGAGACTGCCCCTGGTGGGGATTATCATCCGCAAGTCGTCCATTGCCCGGTTTACCCGGACGCTGGGCACGTTGCTGTCCAGCGGCGTGGCCATACTTGACGCCCTGGTGATAGTCCGCAACGCCATCGGCAACGAGGAAATCGCGCTGGCGGTGCAGAACGTACACGACAGCATCCGCGAAGGTGAAAGCATAGTCGGGCCGCTGTCCCAGAGCTCGGTCTTCGACCAGATGGTCATCAATATGATAGAGGTGGGCGAGGAAAGCGGCGAGCTGGACAAGATGCTTATGAAGATAGCGGACAATTACGAGTCCGAAGTAGATTCGCTGGTCGGCGCGCTGACCAGCATATTGGAACCGGCGATTATAGTCTTTTTGGCGGTGGTGGTGGGTTTTATCGTCATTGCCTTGTTCTATCCGCTGGTCGACCTGATGAAAGACCTGGGCGCCGGGTAA